The following proteins are co-located in the Candidatus Accumulibacter cognatus genome:
- a CDS encoding alpha/beta fold hydrolase translates to MSRVAKTDKAMVENAEDIIGWVPPDLGFESRGFKETLKAVLASPFRDPVSVFKHQASLAGEMFKILAGNSTLAPDKTDRRFADPAWHDNPMYRRTMQAYLANNAYWQSVIDDLKVDETDRERARFFISLFTDAFSPTNSMAHPAALKKMLETGGESFKRGAKNMLHDLVNEGGMPSMVDKSAFKVGENLATTEGAVVFRNDLVELIQYKPLVPQVHQRPFFMLPPPINKFYIMDLTPEKSMIRYLLQKGQQVFIISWRNPKPEHCDWDFNTYASSAREALLAALEISGAKDCNIWGGCAGGIIGSVMLAQMAARQERLVNSFTLNVTILYMPTDSIMGMMATEGLLNKARKHTAKKGVLDGKEMARMFAWLRPNDLVWSYWVNNYLMGNKPPAFDILYWNCDNTRLTSKFHTELMDIVARKYLAHPGEFESGGIPIDLKKVDCDVFAMAGDTDHITPWKNCYESTMFFGGKCEFVLSNSGHIQAMINPPGNKKSIYFTNPARLADPEEWLAGATTNQGSWWDRWIVWLNERSGELVAAPKGLGSASHKPMDPAPGTYVLEP, encoded by the coding sequence ATGAGTAGGGTTGCTAAAACGGACAAGGCAATGGTGGAAAATGCTGAAGACATCATTGGTTGGGTGCCGCCGGATCTGGGATTTGAAAGTCGGGGCTTCAAGGAAACACTGAAGGCAGTTCTCGCGTCACCCTTTCGTGACCCGGTGAGTGTTTTCAAGCATCAGGCCTCGCTGGCAGGCGAGATGTTCAAGATTCTGGCCGGGAATTCGACACTTGCCCCGGACAAGACCGATCGGCGTTTTGCCGACCCCGCCTGGCATGATAACCCGATGTATCGGCGGACGATGCAGGCGTATCTGGCCAACAATGCTTACTGGCAATCGGTGATCGACGACCTGAAGGTCGACGAGACCGACCGTGAGCGTGCTCGCTTCTTCATTTCGTTGTTCACGGACGCGTTCTCGCCAACCAATAGCATGGCCCATCCGGCAGCACTCAAGAAGATGCTCGAGACCGGCGGCGAAAGCTTCAAGAGGGGCGCCAAGAACATGCTGCACGATCTGGTCAATGAAGGCGGGATGCCCAGCATGGTCGACAAGAGCGCCTTCAAGGTGGGCGAGAATCTCGCCACTACCGAAGGTGCCGTGGTGTTCCGTAACGATCTCGTCGAACTCATTCAATACAAGCCGTTGGTCCCTCAGGTTCACCAACGACCCTTCTTCATGCTGCCGCCTCCGATCAACAAGTTCTATATCATGGATTTGACGCCGGAGAAGAGCATGATTCGCTATCTCCTGCAAAAGGGGCAGCAAGTCTTCATCATCAGTTGGCGTAATCCAAAACCAGAGCATTGCGACTGGGACTTCAACACCTATGCCAGTTCCGCTCGCGAGGCGTTGCTGGCCGCGCTGGAAATTTCGGGGGCAAAAGACTGCAACATATGGGGGGGCTGTGCAGGTGGGATCATCGGCTCGGTGATGCTGGCGCAGATGGCGGCGCGCCAGGAACGCCTGGTCAATTCCTTTACGCTCAACGTGACCATTCTTTATATGCCCACAGACTCGATCATGGGGATGATGGCGACCGAAGGGCTCCTGAACAAGGCTCGCAAACACACGGCGAAAAAGGGGGTCCTGGATGGCAAGGAAATGGCCAGGATGTTCGCCTGGCTTCGTCCGAATGATCTGGTCTGGAGCTACTGGGTCAACAATTACCTGATGGGCAACAAGCCGCCGGCCTTCGATATCCTATACTGGAACTGCGACAATACCCGCCTGACTTCGAAATTCCACACGGAATTGATGGACATCGTCGCCAGGAAGTATCTCGCCCACCCTGGTGAGTTCGAGTCGGGCGGTATTCCAATCGACCTGAAGAAGGTCGACTGCGACGTTTTTGCCATGGCCGGCGACACCGATCACATTACGCCGTGGAAGAACTGCTATGAGTCCACGATGTTCTTCGGTGGCAAGTGCGAGTTCGTGCTGAGCAACAGCGGACACATCCAGGCGATGATCAACCCGCCGGGCAACAAGAAGTCCATTTATTTCACCAATCCGGCACGCCTGGCCGATCCCGAGGAGTGGTTGGCAGGTGCCACGACCAATCAGGGCAGTTGGTGGGACAGATGGATCGTCTGGCTGAACGAGCGTTCGGGTGAGTTGGTTGCCGCACCGAAGGGATTGGGTAGCGCATCGCACAAGCCGATGGATCCGGCACCGGGTACCTATGTTCTGGAGCCCTGA
- the phaZ gene encoding poly(3-hydroxyalkanoate) depolymerase: MKIRMVDVGKQRIRVAVWPSDRQGGTPLLLINGIGGSIEVLRPFAEQLPDTEVIAFDAPGTGASATPVMPLRMGGFAKLVAGMLTQLGYGQVDVLGVSWGGALAQQFAHSFPGRCRRLILAATSTGMFAVPGDLRALWKLMSSSRFNDAESIVKHAGTIYGGVFRKNPEYARQHMSEIVPPHTLGYLGQMYAIWGWTSVHWLFTVKQPTLIMVGSDDPLVPAVNGKIMKALIPNAELVELDCGHLFLVTQAEMAVPIIRRFLDEHRGTAAQPALLPVAYPR; this comes from the coding sequence ATGAAAATCAGGATGGTCGATGTAGGAAAACAGCGGATTCGTGTGGCCGTCTGGCCCTCGGATCGACAAGGGGGCACGCCACTACTGCTGATCAATGGAATTGGGGGCAGTATCGAGGTGCTGCGGCCTTTTGCCGAACAATTGCCCGACACCGAAGTGATTGCCTTCGACGCGCCGGGAACCGGTGCCTCGGCGACGCCGGTCATGCCGTTGAGAATGGGCGGTTTCGCGAAGCTGGTGGCGGGCATGTTGACCCAGTTGGGCTACGGGCAGGTTGACGTGCTCGGTGTGTCATGGGGAGGGGCTCTGGCGCAGCAGTTCGCGCATAGTTTTCCGGGTCGCTGCCGTCGCCTGATCCTGGCCGCGACGTCTACCGGTATGTTCGCCGTGCCGGGCGACCTGCGCGCCTTGTGGAAGCTGATGTCATCGAGCCGGTTCAACGATGCGGAGTCGATCGTGAAGCACGCTGGCACCATCTACGGGGGGGTATTCCGCAAGAACCCGGAGTATGCCCGGCAGCACATGAGCGAGATCGTTCCCCCCCACACGCTCGGCTACCTCGGACAGATGTACGCCATCTGGGGCTGGACCAGTGTCCATTGGCTGTTCACGGTAAAGCAGCCGACGCTGATCATGGTGGGTAGTGATGACCCTCTGGTGCCAGCGGTGAACGGGAAGATCATGAAGGCCCTGATTCCCAATGCCGAGTTGGTGGAGCTGGATTGCGGGCATCTCTTTCTGGTCACTCAGGCCGAAATGGCCGTGCCGATCATCCGTCGCTTTCTCGATGAGCACCGTGGCACGGCGGCTCAGCCGGCACTCCTGCCGGTCGCATATCCACGGTGA
- a CDS encoding enoyl-CoA hydratase/isomerase family protein — protein sequence MSSQRLVIRRAAVLGSGVMGAQIAAHLANADVPVILFDLAARDGDPNGIVRKAVEGLKRMQPAPLVTRDRLVNIDVGNYDQHLDKLRECDLVIEAISEKIEWKVDLYHKIAPHLSDQAIVASNTSGISINQLSEAFPAERRSRFCGVHFFNPPRYMQLVELIPAAATDAAMFDALESWLVTRMGKGVVRAKDTPSFVANRVGLFSILAVMYHTEQFKLGFDEVDALTGPRIGRPKSATYRTADVIGLDTLAHVTDSQQQTLPNDPWREHFKVPAWLAALIGKGALGQKAGGGVFRKVGRDIQVLDMASLDYQPAGAGVAPEVEQILKNRNAAERFAALRASAHPQAQFLWAMFRDVFHYCAYHLAEIADNARDVDFAMRWGYGWAQGPFEIWQSAGWQAIAEAIAQDIAAGKAMSNAPLPAWVAARDHAHQAEGSYSAAENALKARSSLPVYGRQLFPDLIVGEQHERGETLMENDSVRIWRMPKVDSRIAVLSFKSKMHSLGKEVVEGIYQAVAMAEADFDGLVVYHDAPFAVGANLLEVMQLVKAEKWDELDKVVAHFQGATKALRFAQVPTVAAVDGMAFGGGAEVAMHCAHRVMALESYIGLVEAGVGLIPAGGGCKEMARRASEAAMRRGRQDPWEEIQKAFGSIIRGMTSKNAIDAKSMGFAAESDTVLFNARELPYVAIRQARAMFEGAYRPPMPARAIKVVGRPGNATLHMDLVNLREGGFMSAHDYVVSEASALVLCGGDVDPGTLVDEDWLLGIERRQFVELLKNEKTQQRMTYMLENGKPLRN from the coding sequence ATGAGTTCGCAACGTCTTGTTATTCGCAGAGCGGCAGTTCTTGGTTCCGGCGTGATGGGCGCGCAGATCGCGGCGCACTTGGCCAACGCAGACGTGCCGGTCATTTTGTTCGATCTGGCAGCCAGGGATGGTGATCCCAACGGCATCGTCAGGAAAGCTGTCGAGGGGTTGAAGAGAATGCAACCGGCACCGCTGGTGACCAGAGACCGGCTGGTGAATATCGATGTCGGCAACTATGACCAGCATCTCGATAAATTGCGCGAATGCGATCTGGTCATTGAGGCGATATCGGAAAAGATTGAATGGAAGGTCGACCTGTATCACAAGATTGCGCCGCATCTGAGCGACCAGGCCATCGTCGCTTCGAATACTTCCGGCATTTCGATCAACCAGTTGTCCGAGGCTTTTCCGGCCGAGCGCCGGTCGCGCTTCTGCGGGGTGCACTTCTTCAACCCGCCGCGCTACATGCAGCTGGTCGAGTTGATCCCGGCTGCGGCGACCGATGCAGCCATGTTCGACGCGCTCGAATCCTGGCTGGTGACCCGCATGGGCAAGGGGGTCGTTCGTGCCAAGGATACGCCGAGTTTTGTCGCCAACCGGGTGGGCCTTTTCTCGATTCTGGCGGTCATGTATCACACCGAGCAGTTCAAGCTCGGGTTCGACGAAGTCGACGCCCTCACCGGGCCGCGCATTGGCCGGCCCAAGAGCGCTACCTATCGCACCGCTGACGTGATCGGTCTCGACACGCTGGCGCACGTAACCGATTCACAGCAGCAGACCCTGCCCAATGATCCTTGGCGCGAGCACTTCAAGGTCCCGGCGTGGTTAGCTGCCTTGATTGGCAAAGGCGCGCTGGGTCAGAAGGCGGGTGGCGGCGTTTTCCGCAAGGTGGGACGCGACATTCAGGTACTCGATATGGCGTCGCTGGATTATCAGCCGGCAGGCGCCGGTGTCGCTCCGGAAGTCGAACAGATTCTCAAGAACCGGAATGCCGCGGAACGTTTCGCCGCCTTGCGTGCCAGTGCCCATCCGCAGGCGCAGTTCCTGTGGGCGATGTTCCGCGATGTCTTTCATTACTGCGCCTATCATCTGGCAGAGATTGCCGATAACGCTCGCGACGTGGACTTTGCCATGCGCTGGGGTTACGGCTGGGCACAAGGCCCCTTCGAGATCTGGCAGTCCGCTGGTTGGCAGGCCATCGCCGAAGCCATCGCACAGGACATTGCCGCTGGCAAGGCGATGTCGAACGCCCCGCTACCCGCCTGGGTTGCCGCACGCGACCATGCACACCAGGCCGAAGGTTCCTATTCGGCGGCCGAGAACGCGCTCAAGGCCCGTTCGAGTCTGCCGGTCTATGGTCGCCAACTGTTTCCCGACCTGATCGTCGGCGAGCAACACGAGCGTGGCGAAACCTTGATGGAGAATGACAGCGTGCGTATCTGGCGCATGCCCAAGGTGGATTCGCGCATCGCCGTTCTGTCGTTCAAGAGCAAGATGCATTCGCTTGGCAAGGAGGTCGTCGAAGGAATTTACCAGGCCGTGGCGATGGCCGAAGCCGATTTCGATGGCCTGGTCGTCTATCACGACGCTCCGTTCGCAGTCGGTGCCAATCTGCTCGAGGTGATGCAACTGGTCAAGGCAGAAAAATGGGATGAACTCGACAAGGTGGTTGCCCATTTCCAGGGCGCCACCAAGGCACTACGCTTTGCCCAGGTGCCGACGGTTGCTGCGGTGGATGGGATGGCCTTCGGTGGTGGAGCCGAAGTGGCGATGCATTGCGCGCACCGCGTCATGGCGCTGGAGAGCTACATCGGGCTGGTTGAAGCGGGTGTCGGTCTGATCCCGGCGGGTGGCGGCTGCAAGGAAATGGCGCGTCGGGCATCCGAAGCAGCCATGCGCCGGGGCCGGCAGGACCCCTGGGAAGAGATCCAGAAAGCCTTCGGTTCGATCATCCGCGGCATGACCTCGAAAAACGCTATCGATGCCAAGAGCATGGGTTTTGCGGCGGAGAGCGACACCGTCCTGTTCAACGCGCGCGAGCTCCCTTACGTTGCCATCCGTCAGGCCCGGGCGATGTTCGAAGGGGCTTATCGGCCGCCCATGCCGGCGCGCGCGATCAAGGTGGTTGGCCGTCCCGGCAATGCGACCTTGCACATGGATTTGGTGAACCTGCGCGAAGGCGGATTCATGAGCGCGCACGATTATGTGGTTTCCGAAGCGTCGGCCCTGGTGCTCTGCGGCGGTGACGTCGACCCGGGAACGCTGGTCGATGAAGATTGGCTGCTCGGCATCGAGCGTCGTCAGTTCGTCGAGCTGCTGAAGAACGAGAAGACGCAGCAGCGTATGACCTACATGCTCGAGAACGGCAAGCCCCTGCGCAATTGA
- a CDS encoding acetyl-CoA C-acyltransferase: MNKPIQDAYIVAAARLPIGKRNGYYKTTRPDDMLVHAIRTVLGQAPALDPALIDDIVAGCALPEAEQGLNVARMAAMVAGLPHSVPGVQVNRFCSSGLQAVAMAADRIRLGDADVMIGCGTETMSMVTMLGNKVVINPSIFEGNDNLGVAFGMGITAEKVAERWQVAREDQDAFAAGSNQKAIAAIREGKFKAETAPFTVKTRVPDPATGEVRLVERVVVDDEGPRADATPEKLAQMKPVFAAKGSVTAGNSSQMSDGAGAVLLVSEKILKQFDLQPLGRFVSYSVRGVPPEIMGIGPVEAIPDALRKAGLQKSDLEWIELNEAFAAQALAVMRSCELDPARVNPLGGAIALGHPLGATGAIKVATLLHGLRREKMKYGMVSMCIGHGMGAAGIFEAL, encoded by the coding sequence ATGAACAAGCCAATTCAAGACGCCTACATTGTCGCTGCGGCGCGCCTGCCGATCGGAAAGCGCAACGGTTACTACAAGACCACCCGTCCGGATGACATGCTGGTACACGCGATCAGGACGGTCCTTGGTCAAGCGCCGGCGCTCGACCCGGCGCTGATCGACGACATCGTCGCCGGTTGCGCCTTGCCAGAAGCCGAGCAGGGTCTGAACGTCGCGCGCATGGCGGCCATGGTGGCCGGTTTGCCGCACAGCGTTCCAGGCGTGCAGGTGAACCGGTTTTGCTCGTCGGGTCTGCAAGCGGTCGCCATGGCAGCCGACCGCATTCGCCTCGGTGATGCGGATGTAATGATCGGTTGCGGTACTGAAACGATGAGCATGGTTACCATGCTGGGCAACAAGGTGGTCATCAACCCCAGTATTTTTGAAGGCAACGACAATCTCGGTGTCGCTTTCGGAATGGGCATCACGGCCGAAAAAGTGGCCGAGCGCTGGCAGGTTGCACGGGAGGACCAGGACGCCTTCGCGGCGGGATCGAATCAAAAGGCGATTGCCGCGATACGCGAAGGCAAGTTCAAGGCCGAGACGGCTCCGTTTACCGTCAAGACCCGCGTACCCGATCCCGCCACCGGTGAGGTCAGGCTCGTCGAACGGGTAGTGGTGGACGACGAAGGGCCGCGTGCTGACGCGACGCCGGAAAAACTGGCGCAGATGAAACCGGTATTTGCTGCCAAGGGTTCGGTGACGGCGGGCAACAGTTCGCAGATGTCGGATGGCGCTGGGGCGGTACTGCTGGTTTCGGAGAAGATCCTGAAGCAGTTCGACCTGCAGCCGCTGGGCAGATTCGTCAGTTATTCGGTTCGCGGTGTGCCGCCCGAGATCATGGGCATCGGTCCAGTCGAAGCGATTCCAGACGCGCTCAGGAAAGCCGGTTTGCAGAAATCCGACCTGGAGTGGATCGAGTTGAACGAAGCATTCGCCGCCCAGGCGCTGGCGGTCATGCGCAGCTGCGAACTCGATCCGGCGCGCGTCAACCCGCTGGGCGGAGCGATCGCTCTCGGTCATCCCCTGGGAGCAACTGGCGCCATCAAGGTGGCCACGCTGCTGCATGGCCTGCGTCGCGAGAAGATGAAGTACGGCATGGTGAGCATGTGCATCGGTCACGGTATGGGCGCTGCCGGCATCTTCGAAGCGCTTTGA
- a CDS encoding enoyl-CoA hydratase/isomerase family protein gives MSSALVSYRRDGEIALVTVDNPPVNALAREVRAGLLNAIRQAEANTEVHATIILCAGRTFIAGADVSEFDQPPQEPHLPAVTQAIENALKPVVVALHGTALGGGFEIALASHYRIATATTKVGLPEVKLGVIPGAGGTQRLPRLVGLPTALQMISSGETITAERALEIGAIDEIAEGDLKTAAIAAARRLATPGAVPRRTGTLPVPSAPPEIFQEARRQASEKQRHLQAPLTAIEAVAAAASLSFDDGLRRERELFLERRASAQAAALRNAFLGEREVAKVPGLAADVRAREILQVAVLGAGTMGSGIAMCFANAGFSVLIKEVEALALERGMATIRKNYQASVSRGTLSPQDMLRRLECIRPTLDWQELADVDLVVEAVFEDLGVKRQVFEQLDAIAKPGAILATNTSYLDVAQIAEFTRRPQDVVGMHFFSPANVMRLLENVRTDRTAPDVLVTVMQLGKKLGKIAVLVGGCDGFVGNRMLAQRTREAWFLLEEGALPQQVDAALVDFGFPMGPFAVGDLAGLDIGWRNRKARAHLRKPGVRDCDLLDQVCQLGRLGQKTGAGWYRYESGKRTPLPDAAIEELIVEHSRARGIERRTIDDQEIVERCLFSMINEGAKILAEGVAARPVDVDIVWLNGYGFPPWRGGPLFYADQLGLGRVLATIENYCERFGPDFWTPAPLLQELVASGRTFYPRRLLPE, from the coding sequence ATGTCGTCAGCTCTTGTCAGTTATCGTCGCGATGGCGAAATCGCTTTGGTCACGGTGGATAATCCGCCGGTAAACGCGCTGGCCCGGGAGGTACGCGCCGGTTTGTTGAACGCGATTCGACAGGCGGAAGCGAACACGGAAGTCCATGCGACGATCATTCTTTGCGCAGGGAGAACATTCATCGCTGGCGCCGACGTCAGCGAGTTTGACCAGCCGCCGCAGGAGCCGCATTTACCGGCGGTGACGCAGGCCATCGAGAACGCGCTCAAGCCGGTGGTCGTGGCCCTGCACGGGACGGCCCTGGGTGGCGGCTTTGAAATTGCGCTGGCCAGCCATTACCGGATTGCCACGGCGACAACCAAGGTCGGCCTGCCGGAGGTCAAGCTGGGGGTCATCCCCGGCGCTGGCGGTACGCAGCGATTGCCGCGTCTGGTGGGCTTACCGACGGCCTTGCAGATGATCAGCAGCGGCGAAACCATCACCGCCGAACGTGCGCTGGAAATCGGCGCCATCGACGAAATTGCAGAGGGCGATCTGAAAACCGCGGCGATCGCCGCCGCACGCCGGCTGGCCACACCGGGTGCTGTCCCGCGGCGTACCGGAACCTTGCCGGTGCCATCGGCACCCCCGGAAATTTTTCAAGAAGCGCGGCGGCAGGCAAGTGAGAAACAGCGACACCTGCAAGCACCCTTGACGGCGATCGAAGCAGTCGCCGCAGCGGCCAGCCTGTCTTTCGACGATGGCTTGCGGCGCGAACGCGAGCTGTTTCTCGAACGTCGGGCGTCGGCACAGGCAGCAGCGCTCCGCAACGCCTTCCTCGGCGAGCGCGAGGTGGCCAAGGTTCCGGGACTGGCCGCAGACGTACGGGCTCGCGAGATCTTGCAGGTCGCCGTGCTTGGCGCCGGCACGATGGGTAGCGGAATTGCCATGTGTTTCGCCAATGCCGGTTTCAGCGTCCTGATCAAGGAAGTCGAAGCGCTGGCTCTGGAAAGAGGAATGGCGACGATCAGGAAAAACTATCAGGCCAGTGTGTCGCGGGGCACGCTGTCGCCGCAGGACATGCTGCGCCGGCTTGAGTGTATCCGGCCGACGCTGGACTGGCAGGAGCTTGCCGACGTCGACCTGGTCGTCGAAGCCGTTTTCGAAGATCTTGGCGTCAAACGCCAGGTATTCGAACAACTGGACGCGATTGCCAAACCGGGCGCCATCCTCGCCACCAATACCTCTTATCTTGATGTCGCGCAGATTGCCGAATTCACGCGGCGACCGCAGGATGTGGTGGGAATGCACTTCTTCAGTCCGGCCAACGTCATGCGCTTGCTGGAAAACGTGCGCACCGACAGGACTGCGCCCGATGTCCTGGTGACGGTCATGCAGCTCGGCAAGAAACTCGGCAAGATTGCCGTTCTCGTCGGGGGGTGCGATGGCTTCGTTGGCAATCGCATGCTCGCGCAAAGAACTCGCGAAGCCTGGTTCCTGCTGGAAGAAGGGGCGCTACCGCAGCAGGTGGACGCGGCGCTGGTCGATTTTGGATTCCCGATGGGTCCTTTTGCGGTCGGCGATCTCGCCGGTCTCGATATCGGCTGGCGCAACCGCAAGGCCAGGGCACATCTTCGCAAGCCGGGCGTGCGCGACTGCGATCTTCTCGATCAGGTTTGTCAGCTTGGACGATTGGGTCAAAAAACCGGTGCCGGGTGGTACCGCTACGAATCCGGGAAGCGAACGCCACTGCCGGACGCAGCGATTGAGGAACTGATTGTCGAGCATTCGCGGGCGAGAGGAATCGAGCGTCGAACGATAGACGATCAGGAGATCGTTGAACGCTGTCTCTTCTCCATGATCAACGAAGGTGCAAAGATTCTTGCCGAAGGCGTTGCCGCGCGTCCCGTTGATGTTGACATCGTCTGGCTCAACGGTTATGGATTCCCACCATGGCGCGGTGGTCCTCTTTTTTACGCCGATCAATTGGGCCTGGGACGGGTGTTGGCTACCATCGAAAACTATTGCGAGCGTTTTGGGCCGGACTTCTGGACACCGGCGCCGCTGCTCCAGGAACTGGTGGCGAGCGGCCGGACCTTCTATCCCCGCAGGCTATTGCCCGAGTGA
- a CDS encoding outer membrane protein transport protein: MAHRISMKLIPALLLAALSGTVAASGFQLLEQGSGLGNAYAGSAAKASDASTIFWNPAGMTQLQAREVSGGLTAVKPSFKFDNSASQVGVFNATGDGGDAGGWAVVPNGYLSWAVNRDLYVGLGIGAPFGLKTKYDKPWKGSAQSDEFDIKTININPSIAYRVNDMVSLGAGVSWQKIEADYFRQAAIVPGASGVRAHLSIDDDAWGWNIGALFTLSPATKVGVSYRSAIQYHTEGSSKLSSNGTPAANATGLALINSGRQSDVKANIKVPDTFVLSVTQKLSDQWEMLGDVSWTGWSSIKNVDIVRTSGPQTGRTAETLTALFEDTWRFALGANYRYTDTLKFMFGLAYDQTPVKNANTRLTALPDNDRTWFTFGTQWKPAKEQTLEFGLAYLYLQNTKINSNKSSEGRGTVIGDYDSSVWIVGAQYSIAF; the protein is encoded by the coding sequence ATGGCACACAGGATTTCGATGAAGTTGATTCCGGCGCTGTTGTTGGCCGCCTTGTCAGGCACAGTCGCTGCGTCGGGCTTTCAGTTGTTGGAGCAGGGCAGCGGCCTGGGTAATGCCTACGCCGGTTCCGCGGCCAAGGCCAGCGATGCCAGCACGATCTTCTGGAACCCGGCGGGAATGACGCAGTTGCAGGCGCGGGAAGTCTCCGGTGGCCTGACGGCGGTGAAGCCGAGTTTCAAGTTCGACAACAGCGCCTCCCAGGTGGGCGTCTTCAATGCCACGGGTGACGGTGGCGACGCGGGTGGCTGGGCGGTCGTTCCAAATGGCTACCTGTCCTGGGCGGTGAACCGGGATTTGTACGTTGGTCTGGGCATCGGTGCACCTTTTGGCCTGAAGACGAAGTATGACAAACCCTGGAAAGGCAGTGCGCAGTCGGACGAGTTCGACATCAAGACGATCAACATCAACCCGTCGATTGCCTATCGGGTTAACGACATGGTATCGCTGGGCGCCGGCGTGAGCTGGCAGAAAATCGAGGCGGATTACTTCCGCCAGGCAGCCATCGTCCCGGGCGCATCCGGGGTCAGAGCCCACCTGAGTATCGATGATGATGCCTGGGGCTGGAACATCGGTGCCTTGTTTACCCTCTCGCCGGCGACCAAGGTCGGGGTGTCCTATCGCTCGGCAATTCAATACCATACCGAGGGTTCTTCGAAACTGAGCAGCAATGGCACGCCAGCGGCCAACGCGACGGGATTGGCGCTGATCAACTCCGGACGGCAGAGTGATGTCAAGGCCAATATCAAGGTGCCGGATACCTTCGTTCTGAGCGTGACGCAAAAACTCAGCGATCAATGGGAGATGCTGGGAGATGTCTCCTGGACGGGCTGGAGTTCAATCAAGAATGTAGACATCGTCCGTACCTCGGGACCACAGACCGGTCGGACCGCGGAGACGCTGACCGCGCTCTTCGAGGATACTTGGCGCTTTGCCCTGGGGGCGAACTACCGCTATACGGATACGCTGAAATTCATGTTTGGTCTCGCCTACGACCAGACGCCGGTCAAGAATGCGAATACCCGTTTGACTGCCCTGCCGGACAACGATCGTACGTGGTTCACCTTCGGTACCCAATGGAAGCCGGCTAAGGAACAGACGCTTGAATTCGGCTTGGCGTATCTGTACCTCCAGAACACCAAGATCAACAGCAACAAGAGTTCTGAAGGTCGTGGTACGGTCATTGGTGACTACGATTCCAGCGTCTGGATTGTGGGCGCGCAGTATTCGATCGCTTTCTGA